A single Inediibacterium massiliense DNA region contains:
- a CDS encoding RelA/SpoT family protein, which yields MLENLLAQIQQYNPNSDMGFIIKAYNFAEAAHEGQVRKSGEKYFVHPERVAKILAELEMDDATIVAGLLHDVIEDTKYTYEEVKLEFGEEVAILVEGVTKLGRFTYETKEERQAESLRKMFLAMAKDIRVIIIKLADRLHNMRTLKYMNEEKKREKAVETLEIYAPIAHRLGISKIKWELEDLSLRYIDPEGYYDLVDKVAKKKREREEYINQVIKQLGNALKDVKIKFEINGRSKHFYSIYRKMVYRNKAFEEIFDLTAIRVVVDNVKDCYGVLGIVHTMWRPIPGRFKDYIAMPKPNMYQSLHTTVIGPDGEPFEIQIRTWEMHRIAEYGIAAHWKYKEGKTGQNKDNLDDKLRWLRQLLEWQRDMNDPKEFMESLKIDLFTNEVFVFTPKGDVIDLPAGSTPIDFAYKIHSAIGNSCIGAKVDGRIVPIDYKLKNGNIVEVLASKNSHGPSRDWLKFVKSTQAKNRIRQWFKKERKEENIEKGREMLEKEIRRNNYEVHELAKSPWLNEIVKKLRLNSIEDLYAAIGYGGILLGQVVPRLKQLYKESVKEEKNLQETISLQNKTNKPKKEKKDTQGIKVKGIDNILVRFAKCCTPVPGDEIIGFITRGRGVSIHRTDCVNILKERECIDRFIEVEWDADRQNSYETEIQIIASDRKGLLSEVTNVLSDIKLSVTAINARTTKDRVAIVNLTIEITNVEQLDKLIKKIKSMQGVLDVYRVTS from the coding sequence ATGTTAGAAAATTTACTAGCACAAATACAACAGTATAATCCAAACAGTGATATGGGCTTTATTATTAAAGCCTATAATTTTGCAGAGGCTGCCCATGAAGGACAGGTGAGAAAATCAGGAGAAAAATATTTTGTACATCCTGAAAGAGTAGCAAAAATATTAGCAGAACTAGAGATGGATGATGCAACCATTGTTGCAGGTCTTTTACATGATGTAATTGAGGATACGAAGTACACTTATGAGGAAGTAAAATTAGAATTTGGTGAAGAAGTTGCTATTTTAGTTGAAGGAGTAACAAAATTAGGAAGATTTACTTATGAAACAAAAGAAGAAAGACAAGCTGAAAGTCTTAGAAAAATGTTTTTGGCTATGGCAAAGGACATAAGAGTAATTATCATAAAACTTGCTGATCGTCTTCATAATATGAGAACTTTAAAATATATGAATGAAGAGAAAAAAAGAGAAAAGGCAGTAGAGACATTAGAAATTTATGCACCTATTGCTCATAGGCTTGGAATATCAAAAATAAAATGGGAGCTTGAAGATTTATCTCTTCGATATATTGATCCAGAAGGATATTATGATTTGGTTGATAAAGTAGCCAAAAAGAAAAGAGAAAGGGAAGAATATATCAATCAGGTTATTAAACAATTGGGAAATGCATTAAAAGATGTAAAGATAAAATTTGAGATCAATGGAAGATCGAAGCATTTTTATAGTATCTATAGAAAAATGGTATATAGAAATAAGGCATTTGAAGAAATTTTTGATTTAACAGCCATAAGAGTCGTTGTAGATAATGTAAAGGATTGTTATGGAGTATTAGGAATTGTACACACTATGTGGAGGCCAATCCCAGGAAGATTTAAAGACTATATTGCCATGCCTAAACCCAATATGTACCAATCTCTGCACACTACAGTTATAGGACCAGATGGAGAGCCTTTTGAAATTCAAATCAGAACTTGGGAAATGCATCGTATTGCAGAATACGGGATTGCAGCTCATTGGAAGTATAAGGAAGGCAAAACAGGACAAAATAAAGACAATTTAGATGATAAATTAAGATGGCTTAGACAATTATTAGAATGGCAAAGGGATATGAATGATCCTAAAGAGTTTATGGAAAGTCTTAAAATTGATTTATTTACCAATGAAGTTTTTGTGTTTACTCCAAAAGGAGATGTCATTGACCTTCCAGCAGGATCTACACCTATTGACTTTGCTTATAAAATTCACTCGGCTATAGGAAATAGTTGTATTGGAGCAAAGGTAGATGGAAGAATTGTTCCTATTGATTATAAACTGAAAAATGGGAATATTGTGGAAGTTCTTGCATCCAAGAATAGCCATGGTCCTAGTAGAGACTGGTTAAAGTTTGTAAAAAGTACTCAAGCAAAAAATAGAATTCGTCAGTGGTTTAAAAAAGAAAGAAAAGAAGAAAATATTGAAAAAGGAAGAGAAATGCTTGAGAAGGAAATTAGGCGTAATAATTATGAAGTTCATGAACTTGCCAAATCTCCATGGCTCAATGAAATTGTAAAAAAACTGAGACTAAATAGTATAGAAGACTTATATGCTGCTATTGGATATGGAGGAATTTTATTAGGACAAGTTGTTCCAAGGTTAAAGCAGCTTTATAAAGAATCGGTAAAGGAAGAAAAGAATCTTCAAGAAACAATTTCTCTGCAAAATAAAACAAATAAACCTAAAAAAGAGAAAAAAGACACCCAAGGGATAAAGGTAAAAGGAATCGATAATATATTGGTTCGTTTTGCAAAATGTTGTACACCTGTTCCTGGAGATGAAATTATAGGTTTTATTACAAGAGGAAGAGGCGTATCTATTCATCGTACGGATTGTGTGAATATTCTAAAAGAAAGAGAATGTATTGACCGCTTCATAGAAGTAGAATGGGATGCAGATAGACAAAACTCTTATGAGACAGAAATTCAGATTATTGCATCAGATCGGAAAGGATTATTATCAGAAGTGACAAATGTTTTATCAGATATCAAACTTTCTGTTACTGCTATTAATGCAAGAACTACAAAAGATCGAGTAGCCATTGTAAATTTAACTATAGAAATTACAAATGTTGAGCAATTAGATAAATTAATTAAAAAAATAAAATCTATGCAAGGTGTATTAGATGTATATAGAGTGACATCTTAA